A region of Pseudomonas sp. Marseille-Q3773 DNA encodes the following proteins:
- a CDS encoding transcriptional regulator, giving the protein MSIAYDWDLIERLLHEVQNGAGHSFTPRPYAEQHAAALAAKGEPVGDLDHLKTRACEYEKLLFERGYIESRPEEDGGNGENFVLTERGSRLMSLIDSSIPGFEHPRQVLDEQEDALDETTFEQVSAKAQIA; this is encoded by the coding sequence ATGAGCATCGCCTACGACTGGGACCTGATCGAACGCTTGCTGCACGAAGTGCAGAACGGCGCCGGTCACAGCTTCACGCCACGCCCTTATGCCGAGCAGCACGCTGCGGCACTGGCCGCCAAGGGTGAGCCGGTGGGCGACCTGGACCACCTTAAAACCCGTGCCTGCGAATACGAAAAGCTGCTGTTCGAACGTGGCTACATCGAAAGCCGCCCCGAAGAGGATGGCGGCAACGGGGAGAATTTCGTGCTGACCGAACGCGGTTCGCGGCTGATGAGCCTGATCGACAGCAGCATCCCCGGCTTCGAGCACCCGCGCCAGGTGCTGGACGAGCAGGAGGATGCGCTGGACGAAACCACCTTCGAGCAGGTGTCGGCGAAGGCGCAGATTGCCTGA
- a CDS encoding type II toxin-antitoxin system RelE/ParE family toxin — MKKIESSSFRHWVTGLRDANARARIISRINRLMEGLPGDVSPVGHGVSELRVHYGPGYRVYFHQAGNTFVILLCGGDKGSQQRDIKAAHQILRSWRMQND, encoded by the coding sequence ATGAAAAAAATCGAATCCAGCAGTTTCAGACATTGGGTGACGGGTCTCCGAGACGCTAATGCCAGGGCCCGGATCATTTCTCGGATCAACCGGTTGATGGAGGGCCTGCCTGGCGACGTATCACCGGTTGGCCACGGCGTCAGTGAGCTCAGGGTGCACTATGGGCCCGGTTACCGGGTGTACTTCCATCAGGCTGGCAACACGTTTGTCATTCTGCTTTGCGGCGGCGACAAAGGCAGCCAACAGCGGGACATCAAGGCAGCCCACCAGATTCTGCGTTCGTGGAGGATGCAAAA
- a CDS encoding DMT family transporter — protein sequence MSAVRKNPDAFALQVMLGLCLIWGCQQVLIKTAAVDIAPVMQAALRNGIAAVLVGLMLCWRGGWGQLGSTWRSGVLAGGLFGLEFLFIAEGLKLTSAAHMSVFLYTAPVFTALGLHFRLPSERLRLLQWLGILLAFGGIATAFAGGMSFEQMDGRTLLGDAFGVIAGLAWGATTVVVRCSRLSEAPATLTLFYQLAVGFAGLLLIALLSGQIGAVVLTPLAIGSVLFQGIVVSFISYLTWFWLLRKYLASNLAVFSFITPLFGVTFGVLLLDEPLSMNFVIGALMVLLGVVLVSAEPWVKQQLRRIVG from the coding sequence ATGAGCGCGGTCCGCAAGAACCCCGACGCCTTTGCCTTGCAGGTGATGCTGGGGCTGTGCCTGATCTGGGGCTGCCAGCAGGTGCTGATCAAGACTGCCGCTGTCGATATCGCGCCAGTGATGCAGGCGGCGTTGCGCAACGGCATTGCCGCCGTGCTGGTGGGGCTGATGCTGTGCTGGCGCGGTGGCTGGGGCCAACTCGGCAGCACTTGGCGTTCCGGGGTGTTGGCAGGGGGCTTGTTCGGCCTGGAGTTTCTGTTCATTGCCGAGGGGTTGAAGCTGACTTCGGCGGCGCACATGTCGGTGTTTCTCTATACCGCGCCGGTGTTCACCGCGTTGGGCCTGCATTTCCGCCTGCCCAGCGAACGCCTGCGGTTGCTGCAATGGCTGGGGATTCTGCTGGCTTTCGGCGGCATCGCCACGGCATTCGCCGGCGGCATGTCGTTCGAGCAGATGGATGGCCGTACCCTGCTGGGGGATGCCTTTGGCGTGATTGCCGGCCTGGCCTGGGGCGCGACCACCGTGGTGGTGCGCTGCTCGCGGCTGTCGGAAGCGCCCGCCACCCTGACCCTGTTCTACCAACTGGCGGTGGGCTTTGCCGGGCTGCTGTTGATTGCCTTGCTCAGCGGGCAGATCGGTGCGGTGGTGTTGACCCCGCTGGCAATCGGTAGCGTGCTGTTCCAGGGCATCGTGGTGTCGTTCATCAGTTACCTGACGTGGTTCTGGTTGCTGCGCAAATACCTGGCGTCGAACCTGGCGGTATTTTCGTTCATTACCCCGCTGTTCGGGGTGACCTTTGGTGTGTTGCTGCTGGACGAGCCGTTGAGCATGAACTTCGTGATCGGGGCGTTGATGGTGCTGCTGGGCGTGGTCCTGGTGAGTGCCGAGCCTTGGGTGAAGCAGCAGTTGCGGCGGATTGTGGGATGA